Proteins from a genomic interval of Daphnia pulex isolate KAP4 chromosome 4, ASM2113471v1:
- the LOC124192586 gene encoding homeobox protein slou-like translates to MDATLPVDLRRFRPVVETSFKKIAHQRPVANQDMEVNVESDGGPFVAGIGKVSPSPSAVTAASVQEESMPTAVRTEHHHQQQQQQQQQQHRSLKFSVENILDPTKFTGHQHSQLPPRLNNNIFQHPIQHIHHHHPLFNHPGGHHPWVLPVNPANLLHHQQHLQHHHQQQLQNQVHHHHMDVHSTSVESEDSLYDRSSDLESERSYRARSITSHKGSSGDDDDCDDGVEDDEDCDDDDEDEDDDDDDDEDTEVDMDDCDEVNDPAAVLIRLGNVGGDDLLMGDGGNKMVAAAELLQQQMESSGRKNKLGKKNKKKKKKKKKNNSMAMINSICSEDNNGKHNSGAGSCTGSANGGDRGGSGGGKPRRARTAFTYEQLVALENKFKTTRYLSVCERLNLALQLSLTETQVKIWFQNRRTKWKKQNPGLDVNSPPSSSNPPGGHQQQHSPVYGQQQQQPGNGGGQQSSPYSAGLVGSMMYNPHYLASAAALPFLLGNANGGGGGHPCFHHIGHS, encoded by the exons ATGGACGCAACTCTTCCGGTGGATCTGAGACGATTCAGACCCGTCGTCGAGACGTCGTTCAAAAAAATCGCCCACCAGCGTCCAGTAGCAAATCAAGACATGGAAGTCAATGTCGAATCAGACGGTGGTCCGTTCGTGGCCGGAATCGGCAAAGTGTCGCCTTCGCCCTCAGCAGTCACGGCCGCTTCCGTCCAGGAGGAATCGATGCCGACGGCAGTCCGAACAgagcaccaccaccaacagcaacaacaacaacaacagcagcaacacaggTCGCTCAAGTTTAgcgttgaaaacattttggacCCGACAAAATTCACCGGCCACCAGCACAGTCAACTGCCACCTcgtctcaacaacaacatcttccAGCATCCGATCCAGCACATCCATCACCACCATCCACTGTTCAACCATCCAGGAGGGCATCACCCGTGGGTCTTGCCCGTCAATCCGGCCAATCTGTTGCATCACCAGCAGCATCTCCAGcaccatcaccagcagcaaTTGCAGAATCAAGTCCACCACCATCACATGGACGTGCACAGCACATCCGTCGAGTCGGAGGACAGTCTCTACGACCGCAGCAGCGACCTCGAATCAG AGAGGAGCTATCGGGCCCGATCCATTACCAGTCACAAAGGATCGTCGGGGGACGATGACGACTGTGACGACGGAgtggaagatgatgaagattgcgacgacgacgatgaggatgaagatgacgacgacgacgatgacgaagaTACGGAAGTGGACATGGACGATTGCGACGAAGTCAACGACCCGGCCGCTGTCCTCATTCGACTGGGCAACGTCGGCGGAGACGATCTGCTCATGGGCGACGGCGGCAACAAGATGGTGGCGGCCGCCGAGCTGCTCCAGCAACAGATGGAATCTTCCGGCCGGAAGAACAAACTCggcaagaagaacaagaagaagaagaaaaagaagaagaagaacaacagcATGGCCATGATCAATTCCATTTGCTCCGAGGACAACAACGGCAAACACAACAGCGGCGCCGGCAGTTGCACCGGCTCGGCCAACGGAGGCGATCGAGGCGGAAGCGGAGGAGGGAAGCCGAGACGGGCCAGAACGGCCTTCACTTACGAGCAGCTCGTCGCATTGGAgaacaaattcaaaacgacGCGCTACTTGTCCGTCTGCGAGCGACTCAACTTGGCCCTGCAATTGTCGCTGACGGAAACTCAGGTGAAAATTTGGTTCCAAAATCGGCGCACCAAATGGAAGAAACAGAATCCCGGGCTGGACGTCAACTcgccgcccagcagcagcaatccaCCCGGcggccatcagcagcagcactcgccCGTCTacggccagcaacagcagcagccgggcaACGGAGGCGGCCAGCAGAGTTCTCCATACTCGGCCGGACTAGTCGGTTCCATGATGTACAATCCGCATTACCTGGCCAGCGCGGCCGCTCTGCCGTTCCTCCTGGGCAACGCCAacggtggaggaggaggacaccCTTGCTTCCACCACATTGGCCATTCGTGA